From the Synechococcus sp. HK01-R genome, one window contains:
- the tsaE gene encoding tRNA (adenosine(37)-N6)-threonylcarbamoyltransferase complex ATPase subunit type 1 TsaE, whose product MDGNLCRVAEASGSPDPQSTDGTWILEDLEATRALGLALARRLPARSLLLLQGPLGAGKTSLVQGLAAGLGIEEPITSPTFALAQHYPKGTPPLVHLDLYRLELPSAADDLFLQEEEEATAMGALLVVEWPERLSLALPDAWRLELSHRQGVGAQAEGRLAQLCKPVVQAETGAGA is encoded by the coding sequence GTGGACGGGAATCTCTGCAGAGTCGCCGAGGCTTCGGGCTCGCCAGACCCTCAATCTACAGATGGCACCTGGATCCTCGAAGACCTGGAAGCCACCCGCGCCCTCGGCCTCGCCTTGGCAAGGCGTCTACCGGCTCGATCGCTGCTGCTGTTGCAGGGCCCGCTTGGCGCTGGCAAAACCTCGCTGGTGCAGGGTCTGGCGGCCGGCCTGGGCATCGAGGAACCGATCACCAGCCCCACCTTCGCCCTCGCCCAGCACTACCCCAAAGGCACCCCGCCGCTGGTGCATCTCGATCTCTATCGGTTGGAGCTCCCCAGCGCCGCCGATGACCTGTTTCTGCAGGAGGAAGAGGAGGCGACTGCCATGGGTGCCCTGCTGGTGGTGGAGTGGCCCGAGCGGCTGAGCCTCGCCCTGCCTGACGCCTGGCGGTTGGAGCTCAGCCACCGGCAGGGTGTGGGTGCACAAGCTGAGGGGCGACTGGCGCAGCTATGCAAGCCGGTCGTTCAGGCGGAGACTGGAGCGGGCGCCTGA